Proteins encoded together in one Carya illinoinensis cultivar Pawnee chromosome 3, C.illinoinensisPawnee_v1, whole genome shotgun sequence window:
- the LOC122304882 gene encoding secreted RxLR effector protein 161-like yields MMCTRPDICYTVGLVSRFQSNPGLAHWKAVKRIMRYLKGTADYVLYYQGLDLQLKGYSDADWGSDLDERKSTTGYVFLLNNGAITWSSKKQPCIALSTMEAEYIACSVAVQETVWLRRFLKHLDIGTNYSDPGTDQVSIGDGSSLPIQHTETAQLHTANDNFLLRKLLHVPLITRPPYSGGTAPGMAFMFCPQKLSPLLPPPPLLLPLHFLVNKHPLPLGTQAQAPI; encoded by the exons atgatgtgtactcgaCCGGACATATGCTATACAGTtggcttagtgagtagattccaatctaaccccGGACTGGCTCACTGGAAAGCAGTCAAAAGGATTATGCGATATCTCAAGGGAACTGCAGACTATGTGCTGTACTATCAAGGTTTAGATTTGCAGCTAAAAGGTTACAGCGATGCCGACtggggcagtgacctagatgagcgtAAATCAACCACTGGGTATGTCTTTCTGCTCAATAATGGcgccattacatggagcagcaagaaacaaccttgtatagctttatccaccaTGGAGGCAGAATACATAGCTTGTTCTGTAGCAGTTCAAGAAACTGTTTGGTTACgaagattcctcaagcatttagacattggcacgAATTATTCGGATCCG GGCACTGACCAAGTTAGCATCGGGGATGGATCATCTCTCCCCATTCAACACACTGAAACTGCTCAACTCCATACTGCAAATGACAATTTCCTTCTTCGCAAACTTTTGCATGTCCCTTTGATTACTC GACCTCCATACTCAGGCGGTACTGCTCCAGGGATGGCCTTTATGTTTTGCCCACAAAAGCTGAGCCCTCTACTTCCACCACCACCTCTCCTTCTTCCGCTGCATTTCTTGGTGAACAAACATCCTCTTCCACTTGGCACTCAGGCTCAGGCACCCATCTAG